From bacterium, the proteins below share one genomic window:
- a CDS encoding methylaspartate mutase, producing the protein MNETRIDIESLEVILITDCGSTTTKALLFEKTPSGWRKTCRGEAPTTVEEPVADVTVGALNAFAEIQEISGRRILAESQTPPFCSKDGENGIDLYLSTSSAGGGLQMMVTGVVPEMSVESAERAALGAGAIVLEAFSADDERDDHEIISRIRHLRPDIVLMAGSVNGGSVDHVTEMAEMIIAADPRPRFGSTLRLPLIYAGNEDAGKSIEDLFEDKAQVSLVPNVRPELSKEDLAPAREAIHEFFLSHVMSHSPGYNKLLQWSPVPVMPTPAAVGDIVREYATTSGLNILCADIGGATTDVFSVFFNEAREQIFNRTVSANLGMSYSVANVLVEAGVENISRWISETLTEHQIRDRLRNKMIRPTSIPQTVEDLILEQAVCREALRLSLEHHRSLAVGLAGSQKQKGIADIFSQSTNRYELVDLMKLDLVIGSGGVLSHAPNRLQAALMMLEGFGLQGVTQLTVDSIFMMPHLGILSSIHKEAATEIFSHDCLVNIAHSVVPVFPTRKKIKNLCRIFLEDEEVGVVVRGEIALFKECAGKEGRLRVEPLASSVDVGAGPGKVFLKTISIGAFGILVDGRNRPQEFLEESKEQVLRKQLFEQLDLYNDERNEDV; encoded by the coding sequence ATGAATGAAACAAGAATTGACATAGAGAGTCTTGAGGTAATTTTGATTACAGATTGTGGTTCGACTACCACGAAGGCTCTTTTGTTTGAAAAGACTCCATCTGGATGGCGTAAGACATGCCGCGGAGAGGCTCCTACAACAGTCGAAGAGCCGGTTGCTGATGTCACAGTAGGGGCACTGAACGCATTTGCAGAAATTCAGGAAATTAGTGGCCGTAGAATACTTGCGGAATCACAAACGCCACCATTTTGTTCAAAAGATGGAGAAAATGGCATTGATCTTTATCTGTCTACCAGCTCAGCGGGCGGTGGATTGCAGATGATGGTTACTGGTGTAGTCCCAGAAATGAGCGTGGAATCTGCGGAGCGAGCAGCACTTGGAGCAGGTGCCATCGTGCTTGAAGCATTCTCAGCTGATGATGAGCGTGACGACCATGAAATCATATCTCGAATTCGGCACTTACGACCGGATATCGTATTAATGGCAGGCAGTGTGAACGGGGGCTCAGTTGATCATGTCACGGAAATGGCTGAGATGATCATTGCAGCTGATCCTCGACCTCGCTTTGGGTCAACTCTTCGGTTGCCACTCATCTATGCGGGAAATGAAGATGCAGGGAAGAGTATTGAGGATCTTTTTGAGGACAAAGCACAAGTGTCACTCGTTCCAAATGTTCGTCCAGAACTTTCAAAAGAGGATCTTGCTCCCGCACGTGAGGCCATTCATGAGTTTTTTCTGAGTCATGTGATGAGCCATTCTCCTGGCTATAACAAGCTTCTGCAGTGGAGCCCCGTTCCCGTAATGCCGACGCCGGCTGCTGTTGGTGATATCGTGCGAGAGTACGCAACAACTTCTGGATTAAATATTCTATGTGCTGATATTGGTGGTGCTACTACCGATGTATTTAGTGTTTTTTTCAATGAAGCCAGAGAACAGATATTCAATCGAACGGTGAGTGCCAATCTTGGTATGAGCTATTCCGTAGCAAATGTACTCGTCGAAGCGGGAGTAGAGAATATTTCTCGATGGATTAGCGAGACGCTAACCGAGCATCAGATCAGAGATAGGCTGAGAAACAAGATGATTCGTCCAACGTCTATTCCACAGACAGTAGAGGACCTAATATTAGAGCAAGCAGTGTGTCGGGAGGCTTTGAGACTTTCTTTAGAGCATCATAGATCACTAGCCGTCGGGCTTGCTGGCTCACAAAAACAAAAAGGCATAGCGGATATTTTCTCTCAGTCAACGAATCGTTATGAGCTCGTAGATCTGATGAAGCTCGATCTGGTAATCGGTTCGGGTGGGGTATTAAGTCATGCACCGAATCGGCTTCAAGCAGCCCTGATGATGCTTGAAGGATTTGGGCTTCAGGGTGTCACTCAGTTAACTGTTGATTCAATTTTTATGATGCCCCACTTAGGGATTCTTTCGTCGATACACAAAGAGGCGGCGACGGAAATTTTCTCTCATGATTGTCTCGTAAATATAGCACATTCCGTCGTTCCAGTTTTTCCAACTCGAAAAAAAATCAAGAATCTTTGTCGCATATTCTTAGAAGATGAAGAAGTCGGAGTTGTCGTGCGTGGAGAAATAGCGCTCTTCAAAGAATGTGCTGGTAAGGAAGGAAGATTACGCGTTGAACCACTCGCGAGTTCGGTTGATGTGGGAGCGGGACCAGGGAAAGTATTCTTGAAGACTATTTCTATTGGAGCCTTTGGAATTCTTGTTGATGGTAGGAATCGACCCCAAGAGTTTCTGGAAGAGTCTAAAGAGCAAGTGTTACGGAAACAGCTCTTTGAGCAGTTAGATCTCTACAACGACGAGAGGAATGAAGATGTCTAG
- a CDS encoding response regulator → MSSLSKLDKDMPILVVDDFNTMRRIVKNCLKQLGFTNIHEAVDGEAAWNKIQSTPVEFIVSDWNMPNKMGIDLLKDVRGDERFKNIPFLMVTAEAQKENILEAAQAGVSNYIIKPFTADLLSEKMEAIFKNYSS, encoded by the coding sequence ATGAGTAGTCTATCAAAACTAGATAAAGATATGCCTATTCTCGTGGTGGATGACTTCAATACCATGAGACGAATCGTTAAAAATTGCCTCAAACAACTTGGGTTTACCAACATTCACGAAGCTGTTGATGGTGAAGCAGCTTGGAATAAAATTCAATCAACTCCAGTTGAATTTATTGTTTCGGACTGGAACATGCCGAACAAAATGGGAATAGATCTGCTGAAGGATGTTCGGGGAGATGAACGCTTTAAGAACATTCCATTTCTCATGGTTACCGCAGAAGCACAGAAAGAAAATATTCTGGAAGCAGCTCAAGCCGGAGTCTCAAATTATATCATTAAGCCTTTCACTGCTGATTTACTATCAGAGAAGATGGAAGCCATTTTCAAGAACTATTCTTCTTAA
- a CDS encoding threonylcarbamoyl-AMP synthase has product MITLKEQITHAAELLCTGKVVAFPTETVYGLGADATNEVAVKKIFQLKGRPTYNPLIIHVDNVSQVSEYVTITPRTRIAEQFERLLPLWPGPLTVVFPEKKSTISSAVSAGLPSVGIRIPSHPLAQALLQQTNRPIAAPSANISEYVSATTAQHVRDCFGDAVYVLDGGPSTVGIESTIIQLSEDGPATVLRPGFITREALENHLMEELSTRTEHKATHQVMTSPGQLKKHYSPNTPLYMFEKAEAVSLVEQTLGRRIGMITISDGLEFDSAHIMTVPLSQSRDQNDYAKNLYAAIRTLDKAGLELIFIEKPTNGPLREALLDRLNRATHQDTERPVYASRRDESIPKSL; this is encoded by the coding sequence ATGATTACGCTAAAAGAGCAGATTACTCATGCCGCGGAACTCCTCTGCACAGGAAAAGTAGTAGCATTTCCCACGGAGACTGTTTACGGGCTGGGAGCAGACGCGACTAATGAGGTAGCAGTCAAAAAAATCTTTCAACTGAAAGGAAGGCCCACCTATAACCCGCTTATTATCCATGTCGATAACGTCTCTCAAGTGTCCGAGTACGTAACAATTACTCCTCGAACAAGAATTGCAGAGCAATTTGAACGACTACTCCCGCTCTGGCCAGGCCCCCTCACCGTTGTATTTCCAGAAAAAAAATCAACGATATCTAGCGCGGTCTCTGCGGGACTCCCCTCAGTCGGGATACGAATACCGAGCCATCCGCTGGCGCAAGCGCTTTTGCAACAAACAAATCGACCAATTGCAGCACCGAGTGCAAACATCTCAGAGTATGTCAGCGCGACAACAGCTCAGCATGTCCGGGACTGCTTCGGTGATGCGGTATATGTGCTTGACGGAGGACCTTCTACTGTTGGAATTGAGTCTACGATCATACAGCTCTCAGAAGATGGCCCCGCTACTGTATTACGACCAGGCTTCATTACGAGAGAAGCGCTTGAAAATCATTTGATGGAAGAGCTCTCTACCAGAACAGAGCATAAGGCAACTCACCAAGTAATGACTTCACCAGGTCAGCTTAAAAAACATTATTCTCCCAATACTCCGCTGTATATGTTTGAAAAGGCAGAGGCTGTGTCTCTTGTTGAGCAAACTCTAGGACGTCGAATTGGGATGATTACTATCTCAGACGGGCTTGAATTTGACTCTGCACATATCATGACGGTGCCCCTCAGTCAGTCGAGAGATCAAAATGACTACGCTAAAAATCTTTATGCAGCGATTCGAACCCTTGATAAAGCGGGTCTCGAGTTGATATTCATAGAGAAACCAACGAACGGTCCTCTTCGTGAGGCTCTTTTGGACCGTTTAAACCGAGCCACCCATCAGGATACGGAAAGACCAGTCTATGCAAGCAGGAGAGACGAGAGCATTCCAAAGTCTCTATAG
- the mce gene encoding methylmalonyl-CoA epimerase: MILSNFKIHHLGILVYDIEQAIDFYRSTCNYKELPRERLPHFNVEVAFLIPDLNDSSAPTAIELLQPIEQKGSIWTFLEKKGEGLHHICHEVADIAQEHARLTSAGLHFIDKEPRAGAHGSTVAFIHPKSCHGVLTELLQPANQGS, translated from the coding sequence ATGATACTCTCAAACTTCAAAATCCATCACCTCGGAATTCTTGTTTACGATATCGAACAGGCGATAGATTTTTATCGTTCTACTTGCAACTATAAAGAATTGCCTCGGGAACGACTCCCTCACTTTAATGTTGAAGTGGCATTTTTAATACCCGATCTCAACGACTCGTCAGCACCAACTGCCATTGAACTCCTGCAACCCATAGAGCAGAAAGGATCCATCTGGACTTTTCTTGAAAAAAAGGGTGAAGGACTTCACCACATTTGTCATGAAGTTGCTGATATCGCCCAAGAGCACGCACGACTTACCTCGGCTGGACTTCACTTCATTGATAAAGAACCAAGAGCTGGGGCACACGGTAGCACCGTAGCATTCATACACCCGAAAAGCTGCCATGGAGTACTGACTGAACTCTTACAGCCAGCGAATCAAGGCTCTTAG
- the groL gene encoding chaperonin GroEL produces MAKILEFGLEAREQILKGVRTLADAVKVTMGPRGRNVVIEKSFGAPTVTKDGVTVAKEVELEEKFENMGAQMVKEVASKTSDVAGDGTTTATVLADAIYREGHKLVSAGHDPMNIKRGIDAAVIAVIDFLYTLSQATSGKEDIAKVGTISANADAEIGNIIAEAMEKVGKEGVITVEEAKGLETELEVVEGMQFDRGYLSPYFVTDPDRMECELADCYILIHEKKISNMKDLLPVLEQVAKSGRPLLIIAEDVDGEALATLVVNKIRGTLNVSAVKAPGFGDRRKAMLEDIAILTGGKSVSEDLGMSLDNISLDQLGTAKRIVINKENTTIIDGAGESSAIEGRVKQIRAQIEETSSDYDREKLQERLAKLVGGVAVINVGAATEVEMKEKKARVEDALHATRAAVEEGIVPGGGVALLRAAKKLEELKLENEEQMFGVKIVKTAISAPLRTIAYNAGVEPAVVVDKVQAGEGAFGFNAATQQYEDLVKAGVIDPTKVVRSALQNAASVAGLMLTTEAVIADKPADDSAAGAPAMGGMGGMGGMGGMGGMM; encoded by the coding sequence ATGGCTAAAATTCTTGAATTTGGACTCGAAGCGAGAGAGCAAATCCTGAAAGGAGTACGCACCCTTGCTGACGCAGTCAAAGTAACAATGGGTCCTCGTGGACGTAACGTTGTCATTGAAAAGAGCTTCGGAGCTCCAACAGTGACAAAGGATGGGGTAACCGTAGCAAAAGAAGTAGAACTTGAAGAAAAGTTCGAAAATATGGGAGCTCAGATGGTTAAGGAAGTAGCTTCTAAGACTTCCGATGTTGCTGGAGATGGAACAACAACTGCTACCGTTTTAGCAGATGCTATCTACCGGGAAGGCCACAAGCTTGTTTCAGCTGGACACGATCCAATGAACATTAAGCGTGGAATCGATGCGGCAGTAATAGCAGTTATCGATTTCCTCTACACCCTCAGCCAAGCCACTAGCGGCAAGGAAGACATTGCGAAGGTGGGAACTATTTCAGCGAATGCAGATGCTGAAATTGGAAACATCATTGCTGAAGCAATGGAGAAAGTAGGGAAGGAAGGAGTTATCACTGTTGAAGAGGCGAAGGGTCTCGAGACAGAACTCGAAGTTGTAGAGGGTATGCAATTTGACCGTGGATACCTATCTCCATACTTCGTAACAGATCCAGATCGCATGGAATGTGAACTTGCTGACTGTTACATTCTTATCCACGAAAAGAAGATTTCGAACATGAAAGATCTTCTTCCAGTACTTGAGCAGGTTGCAAAGTCTGGTCGTCCACTGCTTATCATTGCAGAGGATGTTGACGGTGAAGCACTTGCTACTCTCGTTGTGAATAAAATCCGCGGAACTCTAAACGTTTCAGCGGTTAAAGCACCAGGGTTCGGCGATCGACGGAAAGCAATGCTTGAAGACATTGCAATCCTCACTGGCGGAAAGTCTGTTAGTGAAGACCTTGGCATGTCACTCGACAACATTTCTCTCGATCAGCTGGGAACAGCGAAGAGAATTGTCATCAACAAAGAAAACACAACGATTATCGATGGAGCTGGAGAAAGCAGCGCAATCGAAGGTCGCGTGAAGCAAATCCGAGCACAGATTGAAGAGACTTCTTCTGACTACGATCGTGAAAAGCTTCAAGAGCGTCTTGCGAAGCTCGTTGGTGGAGTTGCAGTAATTAACGTTGGTGCAGCTACTGAAGTTGAGATGAAAGAGAAGAAAGCTCGCGTAGAGGATGCTCTTCATGCAACTCGCGCTGCAGTTGAAGAAGGCATTGTACCTGGTGGTGGAGTGGCACTTCTTCGAGCAGCAAAGAAGCTGGAAGAGCTCAAGCTCGAAAATGAAGAGCAGATGTTCGGCGTAAAGATTGTAAAAACAGCAATCAGCGCTCCTCTTCGCACAATCGCGTACAATGCGGGCGTTGAGCCAGCAGTTGTAGTTGATAAAGTGCAAGCTGGTGAAGGTGCTTTCGGATTCAATGCTGCAACTCAGCAGTATGAAGATCTCGTGAAGGCTGGTGTTATCGACCCAACGAAAGTTGTTCGAAGCGCTCTCCAGAACGCAGCATCTGTTGCTGGACTCATGCTCACCACTGAGGCTGTTATAGCGGACAAGCCAGCTGATGATTCAGCTGCTGGAGCTCCTGCTATGGGCGGCATGGGTGGAATGGGCGGTATGGGTGGAATGGGCGGCATGATGTAA
- a CDS encoding co-chaperone GroES: MSENSKIRPLQDRLIVKRLEEDEKTASGLYIPDSAKEKPQQGKVLAVGKGKVREDGTIQPIDLSVGDVVLFGKYSGQEIKVDGDDVLIMREDDVYGVVVQ, translated from the coding sequence ATGAGTGAAAATAGTAAAATTCGTCCACTCCAAGACCGCTTAATTGTTAAGCGACTTGAGGAAGACGAAAAGACAGCATCAGGGCTCTATATCCCAGATTCTGCAAAAGAAAAGCCGCAGCAAGGTAAGGTGCTCGCTGTTGGAAAAGGAAAAGTTCGAGAAGATGGAACAATTCAGCCAATCGACCTCAGCGTTGGTGATGTAGTCCTCTTTGGAAAGTATTCCGGTCAAGAAATCAAGGTTGATGGAGACGACGTTCTGATCATGCGAGAAGACGATGTCTACGGAGTAGTAGTTCAGTAG
- a CDS encoding LD-carboxypeptidase produces the protein MSQTPLSNSSALAKVSVISVSSPLAPSIRDEVEEFFLKSADISLSYLIDPYHAHGSGEFLFSSDAPSDRWQAMRRYLEGPEEPPLALIARGGSGAHELLHLGFRAEVEEALHSKKAICGFSDFTVLLLALYGIEGLTLIHGPSLLGFRAEVPSLARSKNLDSLLRLFEGHRELISREELTMISGKTGSVVVAPLVGGNLSVLCSMVGTPFLPEFSGKLLVVEDVGEAPHKVYRNLCHLAAAGLLDNLQGVILGDFSKCSHLQGKRPDCMEVFQHFFARWSFPVYSTDVFGHGMRNRALPIGKDVQCSPEGVSLVNPL, from the coding sequence ATGTCACAAACCCCCCTGAGTAACTCCAGTGCGCTAGCGAAAGTCAGTGTCATTTCAGTTAGTTCACCGCTAGCTCCTTCAATTCGCGATGAAGTCGAAGAGTTTTTTTTAAAAAGCGCTGACATTTCTCTCTCTTACCTTATCGATCCGTACCATGCGCACGGGTCTGGAGAGTTTCTTTTTTCCTCAGATGCCCCCTCAGACCGTTGGCAGGCAATGCGACGGTATTTGGAGGGCCCTGAAGAGCCACCACTGGCTCTTATTGCCCGTGGTGGAAGCGGTGCTCATGAGTTGCTTCATCTGGGATTTCGGGCAGAAGTTGAGGAGGCTCTTCACTCGAAAAAAGCAATTTGTGGTTTTTCAGACTTTACCGTTTTACTACTCGCCCTGTATGGCATCGAAGGCTTGACGCTCATCCATGGACCTTCTCTCTTAGGATTTCGAGCAGAAGTTCCATCGCTGGCTCGGAGTAAGAATCTGGATTCTCTGCTTCGGCTGTTTGAGGGGCATCGTGAGTTGATTTCAAGAGAGGAGCTCACGATGATATCTGGGAAAACGGGAAGTGTCGTGGTGGCACCTCTTGTGGGCGGAAACCTCTCTGTTTTGTGTTCTATGGTGGGGACTCCCTTTCTCCCAGAGTTCAGCGGCAAGTTGCTGGTAGTCGAGGATGTGGGCGAAGCTCCCCATAAGGTGTACCGAAACTTGTGCCATCTCGCTGCTGCGGGTCTTCTTGATAACCTTCAAGGGGTTATCCTTGGAGATTTTTCAAAATGTAGCCATCTTCAAGGCAAGCGGCCAGACTGCATGGAGGTTTTTCAGCACTTCTTTGCTCGCTGGTCATTTCCAGTTTATTCTACTGACGTTTTTGGACATGGAATGCGTAATCGTGCACTTCCAATAGGAAAAGACGTACAGTGTAGCCCTGAGGGAGTTTCGCTTGTAAACCCACTGTAG
- the prfA gene encoding peptide chain release factor 1 — MWEKLQEVERKYDEIARELSSPEVHSDRDRVTRLTKEHKDLTPIVATYRAYRKAEEELKGSKEILAGGKDPELVELAKEEAALLEKEIDGLMHDLKLLLLPKDPNDSKNVILEIRAGAGGDEAGIFCGDLFRMYTRYAEDRGWKVDLMGTSEAQSGGYKEVIAMIRGDGAFSRLKYERGVHRVQRVPVTETQGRIHTSTVTVAVLPEAEDVEIKINETELRIDVYRSSGPGGQSVNTTDSAVRITHIPTGIVVAMQDEKSQHKNREKAMKVLQARLFEQMQAEADAERQADRRSQVGTGERSEKVRTYNYPQSRVTDHRIGLTLHSLEAVVNGDLDQVVDPLISHYQAEALKGVEN; from the coding sequence ATGTGGGAAAAATTGCAGGAAGTAGAGCGAAAATACGATGAAATTGCCAGAGAGCTTTCCAGTCCAGAGGTGCATTCCGATCGGGATCGAGTAACCCGTCTCACGAAAGAACATAAAGACTTAACTCCAATCGTTGCCACATACCGTGCGTATCGAAAAGCAGAAGAAGAGTTAAAGGGATCGAAAGAGATTCTTGCTGGAGGTAAAGATCCAGAGCTTGTTGAGTTAGCGAAAGAAGAGGCGGCTCTACTAGAGAAAGAGATCGACGGCTTGATGCATGATCTGAAGTTGTTACTTTTGCCAAAAGACCCGAATGATTCAAAGAATGTGATCCTTGAGATTCGAGCCGGAGCTGGTGGTGACGAAGCTGGAATTTTTTGCGGTGACCTTTTTCGAATGTATACACGTTATGCAGAAGATCGCGGTTGGAAAGTGGATCTTATGGGCACAAGCGAGGCTCAATCGGGTGGCTATAAGGAAGTTATAGCGATGATTCGTGGGGATGGAGCATTTAGTCGACTGAAATATGAGCGTGGTGTGCATCGTGTTCAGCGTGTTCCCGTGACAGAAACCCAGGGACGGATTCACACCTCGACCGTTACCGTTGCGGTATTACCCGAAGCAGAGGATGTTGAGATAAAGATTAATGAAACGGAGCTTCGCATTGATGTATATCGTTCAAGTGGGCCTGGCGGACAAAGTGTGAATACGACAGATTCCGCCGTTCGTATAACACACATCCCTACAGGGATTGTTGTTGCGATGCAGGATGAGAAATCACAACATAAAAATCGCGAAAAGGCGATGAAGGTTCTGCAAGCCCGACTCTTTGAGCAGATGCAAGCAGAGGCTGATGCCGAGAGACAGGCTGACCGAAGAAGCCAGGTTGGAACAGGCGAGCGCTCGGAAAAGGTCAGAACCTATAACTACCCACAGTCAAGGGTTACCGATCACCGTATCGGTCTTACGTTGCACAGTCTTGAAGCGGTGGTAAACGGAGATCTTGACCAGGTGGTTGATCCGCTTATTTCTCACTATCAGGCAGAGGCGTTGAAGGGTGTTGAGAATTAA
- the prmC gene encoding peptide chain release factor N(5)-glutamine methyltransferase, with protein sequence MLRIKEAVRQAREALACTSESPQLDAEVLLAHLLGVDRVYLIAHGDDSLPESISHSYTTWIARRASGEPVAYICGEKEFFGLTFGVNQAVLVPRPETELLVELALRFISMQQEPVQCLELGTGSGCITCSLVHGLKKEGFNKILQSCFIATDISPSALTVATQNACRHDVRDLITFVKGSWFEAVDDNIFTCIISNPPYVSRNAELAKDLSFEPATALFSDQEGLLDLTLIMNGAREFLTIGGKLFLECGVGQSEALQQCMPDGFEFSAHQDIQGILRVIELTRIF encoded by the coding sequence GTGTTGAGAATTAAAGAAGCAGTTCGCCAAGCGCGAGAGGCTCTTGCCTGCACAAGTGAATCTCCTCAGCTTGATGCTGAAGTTCTTCTTGCTCACCTACTTGGTGTTGATCGTGTTTATCTCATTGCACATGGGGATGATTCACTTCCAGAAAGTATCTCTCACTCGTATACCACTTGGATTGCACGGCGGGCGTCAGGAGAGCCAGTGGCTTATATCTGTGGTGAAAAAGAGTTTTTTGGGCTCACTTTCGGAGTAAATCAAGCAGTCTTGGTGCCGAGACCAGAAACCGAGCTTTTGGTAGAACTCGCGCTTCGTTTTATCTCCATGCAACAGGAACCTGTTCAGTGTCTTGAGCTGGGAACGGGAAGTGGCTGTATTACCTGTTCTTTGGTTCATGGGCTGAAAAAAGAGGGCTTCAATAAAATTCTCCAGAGTTGTTTTATCGCTACTGATATTTCTCCCTCAGCGCTAACAGTAGCCACGCAAAATGCATGTAGACATGATGTTCGTGACCTCATCACATTCGTGAAGGGCAGTTGGTTCGAAGCGGTAGATGATAATATATTTACCTGTATTATTTCTAATCCTCCATATGTATCGCGCAATGCGGAACTGGCGAAAGATCTCTCTTTTGAGCCAGCAACAGCACTTTTTTCTGATCAAGAAGGACTTTTAGACCTTACCTTGATCATGAATGGTGCAAGAGAGTTCTTAACGATAGGAGGAAAGCTTTTTCTTGAGTGTGGAGTGGGGCAGTCGGAAGCTCTTCAGCAATGTATGCCTGATGGATTTGAATTTAGTGCGCACCAAGATATTCAAGGTATTCTTCGGGTCATCGAGTTAACCAGAATCTTCTAG
- the fabF gene encoding beta-ketoacyl-[acyl-carrier-protein] synthase II: MNNRRRVVVTGLGAVSPVGLNTEESWKAVLDGKSGVGPITRFDSEPFSCHIAAEVKNFDPANIIESKELKKLDLFSQYGIVASDEAWKHARLNESDMPRERVGCIFGVGIGGLYQIEKYHELLLKSGPRKISPFFIPGMITNLGPGNIAIHLGLKGVNYTVTSACTSSTHAIGESFRMIRDGLQDVVVTGGSEAAVVKLGIGGFCALKALSTRNDDPERASRPFDKDRDGFVLGEGAAVLILEELEHALQRGVTPLAEVIGYGFSCDAHHITAPSPDGEGAVSCMKMAIEDSGLGLDQVQYINAHGTSTDANDSTESQAIIRVFGEELAHKLMVSSTKSMTGHLLGAAGGIEALFTTLALREQVVPPTINLEEPGEGCTLDYVPHKKREANIDVALSNSFGFGGTNATVALRRYV, translated from the coding sequence GTGAACAATCGAAGACGGGTCGTTGTAACAGGACTCGGGGCAGTTTCCCCAGTTGGACTGAATACGGAAGAGAGTTGGAAGGCGGTGCTTGATGGCAAGTCGGGTGTTGGACCGATTACTCGATTCGACTCAGAGCCTTTTAGCTGTCACATTGCTGCGGAAGTAAAGAATTTCGATCCAGCAAATATTATAGAGTCGAAAGAGCTGAAGAAGCTCGATCTGTTTTCACAGTACGGAATTGTTGCAAGTGACGAAGCGTGGAAACATGCGCGCCTCAACGAATCAGATATGCCCCGCGAGCGAGTGGGTTGTATTTTTGGAGTTGGTATCGGAGGTCTCTATCAGATAGAGAAATATCACGAACTGTTGTTGAAGTCTGGCCCTCGAAAAATTTCCCCGTTCTTTATTCCTGGAATGATCACAAATCTCGGTCCGGGAAACATCGCTATTCACCTTGGCCTTAAGGGAGTCAATTACACTGTCACCAGTGCGTGTACTTCATCAACTCATGCCATCGGAGAATCATTCCGTATGATTCGAGATGGTCTACAGGATGTGGTGGTCACTGGAGGTTCTGAGGCTGCGGTTGTGAAGCTTGGTATCGGAGGCTTCTGTGCTCTTAAGGCCCTTTCTACCCGCAATGATGATCCTGAGAGGGCTTCACGTCCGTTTGATAAGGATCGAGATGGCTTTGTGCTCGGGGAGGGGGCTGCAGTGTTGATTCTTGAAGAATTAGAGCATGCACTACAGCGGGGAGTAACCCCTCTCGCTGAGGTTATTGGCTATGGATTTTCTTGTGATGCTCATCACATAACGGCTCCGTCGCCAGACGGGGAGGGTGCTGTATCGTGCATGAAGATGGCAATTGAAGATTCAGGATTGGGTCTTGATCAGGTCCAGTACATTAACGCTCATGGAACTTCAACTGACGCAAACGACAGCACAGAATCGCAAGCAATTATTCGTGTTTTTGGAGAAGAGCTTGCACATAAGTTGATGGTGAGTTCAACCAAATCAATGACCGGGCATCTTCTTGGTGCCGCTGGAGGAATTGAGGCCTTGTTTACTACACTCGCTCTTCGTGAACAGGTGGTTCCTCCTACTATCAATCTGGAAGAGCCAGGTGAAGGGTGTACACTTGATTATGTTCCTCATAAAAAGCGTGAGGCGAATATTGACGTTGCGCTTTCAAATTCCTTTGGCTTTGGTGGAACAAACGCAACGGTGGCCCTAAGGAGGTATGTTTAG
- a CDS encoding DUF454 domain-containing protein, with translation MRITYLVGGYLFLLIGIVGIVLPVLPTTPFLIISAGCFSRSNEKIERWLKAHPLLGPPICNWQEFGCIPFRAKVLATAMISFTVFGMLLWGHVPNQAQALLLGAIFLGLVYVWTRPSSVPRTSSAAIEEI, from the coding sequence ATGCGTATTACCTATCTTGTAGGTGGATATCTGTTTTTGCTTATTGGTATCGTCGGCATTGTTTTGCCTGTGCTTCCGACTACCCCTTTTCTCATTATTTCAGCCGGATGTTTCTCTCGTTCAAATGAAAAGATAGAGCGATGGTTAAAGGCACATCCACTTCTTGGTCCACCGATTTGTAATTGGCAGGAGTTTGGCTGCATACCATTCAGAGCGAAAGTATTGGCAACGGCGATGATTTCGTTCACCGTCTTTGGAATGCTCCTATGGGGTCACGTTCCCAATCAGGCACAAGCCCTACTTTTGGGCGCTATCTTTCTGGGGCTTGTCTATGTCTGGACTCGGCCTTCCTCGGTACCGAGAACCAGTAGTGCTGCTATCGAAGAGATATAG
- a CDS encoding glutaredoxin family protein — protein sequence MKSAKRLLPFLVWLLFLNIPLGKRFMEPMHDNEFLLAQERHLDVLTRTTSKTEKRKQVSVYVTSWCPSCRSAEKFLRRHKVPFTRYDVEKNGAAKKRYEQFGTKKVPVIQIGSRYMIGFHESRLRKLLQIPK from the coding sequence GTGAAATCTGCAAAGCGATTACTCCCATTTCTAGTCTGGCTTCTATTCCTGAATATTCCTCTCGGGAAAAGATTCATGGAACCGATGCATGATAATGAGTTTCTTCTTGCTCAAGAGCGACACCTTGATGTTCTGACTCGTACTACGAGCAAGACAGAAAAAAGAAAGCAAGTCTCGGTTTATGTCACTTCGTGGTGCCCATCCTGCAGAAGCGCCGAGAAATTCTTAAGGAGGCATAAGGTGCCCTTTACTCGCTATGATGTTGAGAAGAATGGGGCAGCGAAAAAGAGGTACGAGCAATTTGGTACGAAAAAGGTCCCCGTTATTCAGATTGGGAGTCGGTATATGATTGGCTTTCATGAATCCCGTCTTCGGAAGCTGTTACAAATACCGAAATAG